The genomic stretch GGCTTTTGTGTGGGCCCCAATTAAATGCTGTTTCTGCACACCTGTGTTGCTAGTCGTAATTGCGATTGCCTGGGATGCACCGCCTTTGGTGGAGATCAGAGAGCGACGGTGGAAGTGTCGCTTAGGGGTTTGCTAGGCACTTGGGAAATGACTCCCTGTGCTTTCTCTGTGTTGAAGATTGCACTATGCTTTTCACACAAAAGGacattattaaaaactttttctttttggttttggtgggtttttgtttgttttttggttacaTGTGAGCCCTGGATGcttgaaagcaaataaaaagtgTTTAGGATCTAATCaaattgatttatattatttGAGGCTTGAATTAAGTCTATTCTGTCTTCCACTATCCCctctgtatatgtatgtatagcgATTACTACTACTGTTAGGTTTTAATGAGTATCTTACCATAAATATACATAGCCACTATTTCAACATATATTAACATCCACAAAATTAGGGCAATACAATATTTCAGCATTCAGATTTGTTCCTAAAACTTATTTTTCGCCATGATATCCTAAGCCCAAACTTTATTCAGCTCTCTTTAAGGGTTGAGTAACAGATAATGatgatgaaacaaaataaacgCAGTGCTATTTCAGAGTTGTCTATGTGCCAGCTACAGAGTGAGAAGCCCCTAAGTTGTAGTTTCTAGTTATTTATATACGTGTTAGAATTCTAGTTATTTatgcatatattgtatatatttgtacatatatttatgcatatatacaaataaactttcatttgttatttcttagtTGTCTGCATACAGTTGCTTCCCTATATTCAATGAATTTATATTAATTACTTGGTTTTGTaacatacaagaaagaaaatgagtgaaCTGTATACCATAAGGATTCAAAATAGCACCTTACTATTGCCAACATTGGCATGGCAAACTTGTGAAGGAATTCCCTTTGGACTAGGTCCACTAAAAATGGTGTCCAGGGCTAAGGTGAGTGCCTAAACTGCCTTTTTCCCAGAGGACTAGATGTTTCCTCAAAACTGGCAAACTACTATCAACAGTAACCCTCATCAAGGACATtggtagtatttttaaatgattagttttctgtgtatattttagtGCTTAAAGACCGCAATTCCAAATTGACTGCTTTCAGTATATCATTTTACGCGGTTGATCTATAATTCATTACCTGAGCACACCAGGGGAGGCAGTGTTGTGAACTGTACACTGGTAAGCTACTTGGTGAAACCaggctttgtatttttaatgtgtttaattatatttaaaatcaagGAAGGCTTAGGGTTGTGCctggttttctttgaaaatatggaTTTGTTATCTAAGGGTTGCAGTTGATGACGTTTTGATGTCATATTAATATGTTTGCTGCTGCTACCAAGAGCTTTGTCAAGCAAGTTGGAGATGGAGGGAGATTAGTTCCTGTTCCAAGCCTCAGTGAGGCTGACAAATACCAGCCTCTAAGTCTGGTGGTAAAAAAGAAGCGatgctttttctttcccagatATAAATTTACTTCAACACCTTTTACACTGAAAGATATTCTTCTAGGAGACAGAGAAATTTCAGCTGGTaagttttaatgtctatttcaGAGCGACTGCTCATTGGCTGTATTACAACAATCTAAACAGGTTGTATGTACTacttattttgtaatatttacacattttcatTGATAAAAGCAACTTTTCTTATGATAGTAGTAATAAGATTAATAatatctaaaatttgtatagtaTCAAATCTTATTGGTTGAATAATTTTCCAACATATTCTGTAAAATCttttattgtataattttatttcacttatcttATAGATTGTTTTGACCAAATCAACTTAGAATATGACAAAATAGATTATagatttcatctataaaatgagatctGACTTGCCTATTTACATGGTCACATGAGATGAaactaatttacatttatttcttatggCTCAGTTATTGCAATTGGTAAACTGAAATGTATCTTATTGTCATGTGTTACTCATTCCCAGTCCACCTTAACTAAAAGTAAATCCAGGCAGGTCTAATACAAATTACAAAGTATGCTCAAAAGCCATTAACAatctgcctctcctttctgttttcttaaaacagtttagaaaacaaattgacattttgacaaagtatttcttataaacacttgtttttctttcaaccaCTCTGTGGATATTAAAGCTTATAGAGTTCTGTTGGTGGAACGAAGAACTTGAGTTCTCTTTTAAGTACTCTATTTTTGTTGTCAAATTAATGCTATTTTAAATCTTGGCTTGACACGTTGCCTTTCTCAACATGTAACGTGTCTTCTTCTCAACGTGTGATGAAGTCTTACATAGTAAATTAATGCATTACTACATATAACATATTAAATGAattcaagacatttaaaaaatattgatttccttttcttaaaggtATTTCATCTTATCAGTTACTGAATTATGAAGATGAATCAGATGTTTCACTCTATGGAAGGCGAGGCAACCATATTGTGAATGATGTTGGGATTAATGTCACTGGATCAGATTCTGTTGCAGTGAAAGCTTCATTTGGTGTGGTGACCAAACATGAAGTGGAAGTATCGACATTACTCAAGGAAATTACTACACGGTCAGTAGAATAATACTTAATATACTTGAGTGTTTTCATTAAATATCGTAATTATGTAAACTTCGTTATAAACAATGCTTAAAACATTCAGGTTCTATCTATTGTCTAATGtaatttaattctttcatttgatTGAAATACTACAAATTAGCAATATATCCAGGCTTTAGATAAGGGTAGATAGCCAAAATCATTTGGTTTAAACAGGATTTTTGATTGTTCCACAGAATTGCTTTGGTCCTAAATTGGTCCAAAATTGCTTTGGTGCCAAATTATCAGATGAAAAGAATGTACTAATCTGCATGCAACAAATATACTAAGGGGGTCTCCTCCAACAGAATCCTATAATAAGCatgttttaagaaaacagaaaggagaggcagatCATTAATGGCTTTTGAGCATACTTTGTAATTTGTATTAGACCTGCCTGGATTTACTTTTGGTTAAGGTGGACTGGGAATGAGTAACACATGACAGCAAAAATGTACTTGATAATATGTAATTAGATGTGACAGGTtcttgtgaatcttttttttttttttttcagaaaaattaattttgaccACAGCTTGATACGTCAGACAAAAAGCAGCAGAAAGGCAGTATTGTGTGTGGTCATGGAAAGCATTCGAACCACACGACAGTGCTCGCTGTCTGTGCATGCTGGAATTCGTGGGGAAGCCATGCGGGTAAACCATACTCATTAAGTTTCTCTTACTAAAAAGCTGCAATGGGAATTTTTACATAGTACTCAATTTCTAATGAGAcgtgtattttgtcaaatgttgaGATTAAAGAGCTGCAAGTGTATATCAGATTTTGCACAGTAATGGTTTTgtttgagagttttaaaaaaatccaagaaaatttGGATTCTAAATGTGGAACATAATGCAAACAAAACACTAATCCTTATGAAATAATTTACACTGAAGTCTCTCCTATTGCtatttaaatgaagttttaagaATGCTTATGTtgaattcttgatttt from Panthera leo isolate Ple1 chromosome C1, P.leo_Ple1_pat1.1, whole genome shotgun sequence encodes the following:
- the PJVK gene encoding pejvakin yields the protein MFAAATKSFVKQVGDGGRLVPVPSLSEADKYQPLSLVVKKKRCFFFPRYKFTSTPFTLKDILLGDREISAGISSYQLLNYEDESDVSLYGRRGNHIVNDVGINVTGSDSVAVKASFGVVTKHEVEVSTLLKEITTRKINFDHSLIRQTKSSRKAVLCVVMESIRTTRQCSLSVHAGIRGEAMRFHFMDEQNPKGRDKAIVFPAHTTIAFSVFELFVYLDGAFDLCVTSVSKGGFEREETATFALLYRLRNILFERNRRVMDAISRSQLYLDDLFSDYYDKPLGMTDISLKEGTHIRVNLLNHNIPKGPCILCGMGNFKRETVYGCFQCSVNGQKYVRLHAVPCFDVWHKRMK